The following are from one region of the Pseudodesulfovibrio piezophilus C1TLV30 genome:
- the cysC gene encoding adenylyl-sulfate kinase, producing the protein MTPRHNRQFRGEIGRLEREKRNGHRAVTLWFTGLSGAGKSTIAHAVEKRLFDQGRNVYTFDGDNVRHGLCGDLSFSRKDRAENIRRIGEMTKLFMDAGTLCLCAFITPRHEVQKALRALHSEGDFHLIHVDCPVEVCESRDVKGYYKLAREGKIKNYTGISAPYEAPENPDLYLDSDRQSLEECVDNVMAYLEDKIML; encoded by the coding sequence ATGACACCGAGGCATAATAGGCAATTTCGCGGAGAAATAGGCCGACTGGAAAGAGAAAAGAGAAATGGACATCGCGCGGTGACCCTCTGGTTTACCGGTCTTTCCGGCGCAGGCAAGTCCACCATTGCCCATGCCGTTGAAAAAAGACTCTTCGACCAGGGCCGAAATGTCTATACCTTTGATGGCGACAACGTCCGCCATGGTCTTTGTGGTGACCTGAGCTTCTCCCGAAAGGACCGTGCAGAGAACATTCGACGTATCGGCGAAATGACCAAACTTTTCATGGACGCCGGAACCCTCTGTCTCTGTGCGTTCATCACTCCCCGCCATGAGGTACAAAAAGCACTTCGCGCCCTCCACTCCGAAGGTGATTTCCACCTCATTCATGTGGATTGTCCGGTAGAGGTCTGTGAATCGCGCGACGTCAAAGGCTACTACAAGCTCGCGCGGGAAGGGAAAATCAAGAACTACACGGGAATTTCAGCTCCATATGAAGCACCGGAAAATCCGGACCTCTATCTGGACTCTGATCGACAAAGTCTTGAGGAATGCGTCGACAACGTTATGGCCTATCTGGAAGATAAGATTATGCTATAG
- a CDS encoding ABC transporter ATP-binding protein produces the protein MSLLKIDGLTQRFGGLQAVSEFSIDMKGGELMGLIGPNGAGKTTIFNLISGFYQPTEGTITLDGSLTAGLKPHQVTSLGVARTFQNIRLWHDMTVLDNIRIAQHYRMGYSVLDSILRGKKYRQREARILEIAEELLGAMSLTEYAQEFPKNLPYGLQRRVEIARAMSIRPKLLLLDEPAAGLNSADVEDLIKLVHWIHENFDITIFMIEHQMKVVTSLCQWIKVIDFGSTIAEGTPEDIQSNPAVIKAYLGDDNI, from the coding sequence ATGTCACTTCTCAAAATAGACGGATTGACCCAGCGGTTTGGCGGCCTTCAGGCCGTTTCCGAGTTCAGTATAGATATGAAAGGCGGCGAACTCATGGGGCTGATCGGTCCCAACGGAGCAGGCAAGACTACTATCTTCAACCTGATATCCGGCTTCTACCAACCAACGGAAGGAACCATCACGCTGGACGGATCACTGACAGCAGGGCTCAAACCACATCAGGTCACCTCCCTTGGCGTTGCCAGAACCTTCCAGAACATTCGCCTCTGGCACGACATGACCGTTCTCGACAACATCAGAATAGCCCAGCACTACCGTATGGGCTACTCGGTTCTCGATTCGATCCTCCGGGGTAAAAAATACCGCCAGCGTGAAGCGCGGATTCTCGAAATAGCCGAAGAGCTGCTCGGAGCCATGAGTCTGACGGAATATGCTCAGGAATTCCCCAAAAACCTGCCGTATGGCTTGCAACGCCGGGTTGAGATAGCCCGTGCCATGTCCATCAGGCCAAAGCTGCTGCTGCTTGATGAGCCTGCTGCTGGGCTGAACTCAGCAGATGTTGAAGACCTCATCAAACTCGTCCACTGGATTCACGAGAACTTCGACATCACCATCTTCATGATCGAACATCAGATGAAAGTCGTGACCAGCCTATGTCAGTGGATCAAGGTCATCGACTTCGGTTCCACCATTGCGGAAGGCACTCCAGAAGACATTCAGTCCAACCCGGCCGTCATCAAGGCCTATCTTGGAGACGACAATATATGA
- a CDS encoding ABC transporter substrate-binding protein, whose translation MKVFLKSVGALTLMLVCSAFLLAGCGEEKAQTIKIGFNLPLTGDIPEVGEGSKNAAEMYLKDINASGGLEVGGKKYPLEFVYMDNESKAESATNVALKLIDQENVIAIIGPNSSKQAVPAGGTCNDNRVPMISPWSTNPSTTLDRPWVFRAAFLDPFQGPVVADFAAKKFDAKTSAVLFDVSNDYSKGLAEIFKASWEAKGLGPVVAFESHGTKDQDFSAQLTTIVKANPDFIFVPDNYNQVALIVQQARDLGYKGPFMGSDAWGTPDLIKLCGEQCYGNYFSTHYAAAGAKGATKVFIDRYEKAYGTTPADYAALTWDSIGIMVEAIKNAGKVASDPVEMRKLVRDGLAAIKSFDGITGSSKFDAQGDPIKCAVVVKISDQGEFVFEESVCP comes from the coding sequence ATGAAAGTTTTTCTGAAAAGCGTGGGTGCTTTGACCCTCATGCTCGTATGCTCCGCCTTCCTGCTCGCCGGTTGCGGCGAAGAAAAGGCCCAGACCATCAAGATCGGCTTCAACCTGCCCCTGACCGGTGATATTCCGGAGGTTGGTGAAGGTTCCAAGAATGCAGCGGAGATGTACCTCAAGGACATCAACGCATCTGGTGGACTGGAAGTTGGCGGCAAGAAATACCCCCTGGAATTCGTCTACATGGACAACGAGTCCAAAGCGGAATCCGCAACCAACGTGGCTCTGAAGCTCATCGATCAGGAAAATGTCATCGCCATCATTGGTCCCAACTCATCCAAACAGGCAGTACCAGCCGGTGGAACCTGCAACGACAACCGTGTCCCCATGATTTCCCCCTGGTCCACCAATCCCAGCACGACTCTGGATCGCCCCTGGGTCTTCCGTGCAGCCTTCCTTGACCCATTCCAGGGTCCGGTCGTTGCAGACTTTGCCGCCAAGAAGTTCGATGCAAAGACCTCGGCTGTCCTCTTTGACGTTTCCAATGACTACTCCAAGGGGCTGGCTGAAATATTCAAAGCTTCCTGGGAAGCCAAAGGTCTCGGCCCGGTCGTTGCCTTTGAATCTCACGGCACCAAAGATCAGGATTTTTCTGCTCAGTTGACCACTATCGTGAAAGCCAACCCAGACTTCATTTTCGTGCCGGACAACTACAATCAGGTCGCACTGATAGTCCAGCAGGCTCGTGACCTCGGCTACAAAGGCCCCTTCATGGGTTCCGATGCCTGGGGTACTCCCGATCTGATCAAGCTCTGCGGTGAACAGTGCTACGGCAACTACTTCTCCACTCACTATGCCGCCGCCGGAGCCAAGGGTGCCACCAAGGTCTTTATTGACCGCTACGAAAAAGCCTATGGCACAACCCCTGCCGACTATGCAGCCCTGACCTGGGATTCCATCGGAATCATGGTTGAGGCCATCAAGAATGCAGGCAAGGTTGCTTCTGATCCTGTAGAAATGCGCAAACTCGTTCGCGACGGCCTGGCCGCCATCAAGTCCTTTGACGGTATCACCGGTTCCTCAAAGTTTGATGCACAGGGCGATCCGATCAAGTGCGCGGTCGTCGTCAAGATCAGCGACCAGGGTGAATTCGTTTTCGAAGAATCCGTCTGCCCATAA
- a CDS encoding branched-chain amino acid ABC transporter permease, with the protein MDFIIQNILNALQWGSFYALIALGYTLVYGVLRLINFAHGDIFMVGAYIAFFVSGFMLGPALGLSPIMTFICAVPLTMALTACVGVTLERIAYRPLRRKGAHRLYVVITALMCGLILEYSNLAVLGASRLKFPELIEKSIWHFGGVTITNLKVIVIVAAVAVFAILNFIVTRTKIGMAMRGISYDKFAIPLMGIPIDSIIVFTFVLGSAFAGLAGLLFAMSYPILEPFMGMLIGWKAFIAAVVGGIGDIRGAFYGGFLLGFIEVGVVTVFPSTYRDLFAFTILLIILWLKPTGLFGMPQSTKI; encoded by the coding sequence GTGGACTTCATTATCCAAAATATACTCAACGCCCTGCAGTGGGGAAGTTTTTACGCGCTCATCGCACTGGGGTACACCCTCGTGTATGGTGTTTTGCGCCTGATTAACTTCGCCCATGGCGACATCTTCATGGTGGGCGCGTATATCGCTTTTTTTGTCTCAGGTTTCATGCTCGGCCCAGCCCTGGGGCTTTCACCTATCATGACATTCATATGTGCCGTCCCCCTGACCATGGCCCTGACGGCATGTGTCGGTGTCACCCTTGAACGGATCGCTTATCGACCTCTTCGACGCAAAGGAGCACACCGCCTTTACGTGGTTATTACCGCCCTTATGTGTGGCTTGATTCTCGAATACTCCAACCTTGCCGTCCTCGGAGCAAGCCGCCTCAAGTTTCCTGAACTGATCGAAAAATCCATCTGGCATTTCGGTGGCGTCACCATTACCAACCTCAAGGTCATTGTCATTGTCGCGGCAGTCGCTGTCTTTGCCATCCTGAATTTCATCGTGACCAGAACGAAAATAGGCATGGCCATGCGCGGTATTTCCTACGACAAATTCGCTATCCCGCTCATGGGTATTCCCATCGATTCCATCATCGTCTTCACATTCGTCCTAGGGTCTGCTTTCGCGGGACTGGCAGGGCTGCTCTTTGCCATGTCCTACCCGATTCTCGAACCCTTCATGGGGATGCTGATCGGCTGGAAGGCATTTATCGCAGCAGTTGTCGGCGGTATTGGAGATATTCGCGGCGCGTTTTACGGTGGATTCCTGCTTGGCTTCATCGAAGTCGGTGTCGTGACGGTTTTCCCGTCAACATATCGAGACCTCTTTGCCTTCACCATCCTGCTCATTATTTTGTGGCTCAAACCCACAGGACTGTTCGGTATGCCACAGTCCACCAAGATCTAG
- a CDS encoding O-linked N-acetylglucosamine transferase, SPINDLY family protein produces MKLFTLAARHHQSGELEIAIALYRQALENDPPYAEAALYLGMALFQMHHLPEALTAYRLATRLMPEETEAWNGLGNVCLAQGNYLEALRWHKHALKIEPTSATAMDGLGSVFLATGNQPLALDWFQKALEAAPPTPETLNNLGVTLKAAKRPKEAIATLEKALELDPSSLDTLYNLGNAWQARGDMQLAHHYFSSAHALAPAAIAPLWGGCFAHLDMFYNSEDAVRRSRNAYAQALTELDKRLTLDSPEQIREAAAMVGANQPFYLTYQGKNDRDLQRQYGALVSRIMATAFPHYTQRAETRKISGKIRVGIATGFMCEHSVWKIPTRGWVHHLDRRKFDVFGYYTGIKNDRCTEEAKALLQGLTHESGNFEKLCQSIVEDQLDVLIYPDIGMDPTCAKLAGLRLAPVQCVSLGHPMTTGLPTMDVFLSNELMEPADGKSNYTEELVQLPHIGIHYTPLRHGPPEFKRASFGLPDDALLYFCPQSLYKYLPQYDRLYPLIAERVPDCRFVFLQDAQADVLNRRFLERMTRTFAEFGLDATHSLVMLPHQAPKAYHALNCLCNVFLDSIEWSGFNTAMEAANCGLPIITWPQGLMRGRHTAGVLSMLDIPEAKADSFEAYVDLAVRCGTDAAFRARLRGQIQKNRLRLFEDHEAIRGLEDFLEQRVRYGDC; encoded by the coding sequence ATGAAGTTATTCACTCTTGCTGCACGTCATCACCAATCAGGTGAACTGGAAATAGCGATCGCGTTATACCGTCAGGCTCTGGAAAATGACCCTCCATACGCAGAGGCTGCACTCTACCTCGGCATGGCTCTTTTCCAAATGCACCACCTGCCTGAAGCCTTGACCGCGTACCGACTCGCAACCCGACTCATGCCCGAGGAGACTGAAGCGTGGAATGGACTGGGAAACGTCTGTCTGGCCCAAGGGAATTATCTCGAAGCGTTGCGGTGGCACAAGCACGCTCTCAAGATCGAACCAACATCAGCAACTGCCATGGATGGCCTTGGCAGTGTCTTCCTGGCCACAGGAAACCAGCCCCTCGCTCTCGACTGGTTTCAAAAAGCCTTGGAAGCTGCTCCGCCTACCCCGGAAACGCTCAATAACCTTGGTGTCACTCTCAAGGCCGCCAAAAGACCGAAAGAGGCAATAGCCACGCTCGAAAAAGCCCTTGAGCTTGATCCCTCTTCACTGGATACTCTGTACAATCTCGGCAATGCTTGGCAGGCACGCGGAGACATGCAACTCGCTCATCATTATTTTTCCTCAGCTCACGCACTCGCCCCTGCAGCCATCGCACCACTTTGGGGAGGCTGTTTTGCCCATCTTGACATGTTCTATAACAGTGAAGATGCGGTTCGACGCTCACGCAACGCCTATGCTCAGGCGCTCACAGAACTTGATAAACGCTTGACCCTCGATTCCCCTGAACAAATCCGCGAAGCCGCAGCCATGGTCGGTGCAAACCAGCCTTTCTATTTGACCTATCAAGGCAAGAATGACCGGGATCTTCAAAGACAATACGGTGCGCTTGTCAGCCGCATCATGGCGACAGCTTTTCCTCATTATACACAGCGTGCCGAAACAAGAAAAATAAGCGGGAAAATACGAGTCGGCATCGCCACCGGATTCATGTGTGAACACTCCGTCTGGAAAATCCCAACCCGTGGCTGGGTCCACCATCTTGATCGGCGCAAATTTGATGTTTTCGGCTACTACACCGGAATTAAAAACGATCGATGCACAGAGGAAGCCAAAGCCCTGTTGCAAGGATTGACTCATGAGTCCGGCAACTTCGAAAAACTTTGCCAAAGTATCGTGGAAGACCAGCTTGATGTACTCATCTACCCGGATATCGGAATGGACCCGACATGTGCGAAGCTCGCAGGACTTCGCCTTGCACCGGTCCAATGCGTCTCCCTTGGACACCCCATGACCACTGGATTACCGACCATGGATGTTTTCCTCAGCAACGAACTGATGGAACCAGCCGATGGGAAATCGAATTACACCGAAGAACTGGTACAATTGCCTCATATTGGCATCCATTACACTCCACTTCGCCATGGCCCACCTGAGTTTAAGAGAGCCTCATTCGGCCTCCCGGACGACGCTCTTCTCTACTTCTGCCCCCAATCCCTGTATAAATATCTTCCGCAATACGACCGGCTCTATCCCCTCATTGCTGAACGCGTCCCCGACTGCCGATTCGTATTTCTCCAAGATGCCCAGGCCGATGTGCTTAACAGACGTTTCCTGGAACGAATGACCAGAACCTTTGCGGAATTCGGTCTTGATGCAACCCACTCTCTCGTCATGTTACCTCATCAAGCGCCCAAGGCATATCATGCACTCAATTGTCTCTGTAACGTCTTTCTTGATTCCATCGAGTGGTCCGGGTTCAATACGGCAATGGAAGCTGCCAATTGTGGGCTTCCCATCATCACCTGGCCACAGGGATTGATGCGAGGACGTCATACTGCCGGAGTCCTGTCCATGCTTGATATACCCGAGGCCAAGGCAGACTCTTTTGAAGCCTATGTAGACCTTGCTGTTCGATGCGGCACGGATGCAGCGTTCAGGGCACGTCTGCGTGGGCAGATACAAAAAAATCGCCTCAGGCTCTTTGAAGACCATGAGGCGATTCGTGGTTTGGAAGACTTTCTGGAACAGAGAGTCCGTTATGGTGATTGCTGA
- a CDS encoding DegT/DnrJ/EryC1/StrS family aminotransferase, giving the protein MTIPFIDLKAQYKLVDEAVKKGIDGVLEHGAYVMGPEIGALESHLASFSDVKHGVGCGSGTDALIMALMALGIGPGDAVFTTPFTFMATAEAIALLGATPVFVDIDPITFNIDPDDLRKKIGEIKDKRKDLKPKGVISVDLFGQPADYDRIEPLAHNNGLFLIVDAAQSFGATYQGKPVCSFGDVACTSFFPAKPLGCYGDGGMVFAQNDELHKLLVSVRVHGMGEDKYENVRLGINGRLDSMQAAVLLAKFEIFPDEVIKRQQVAARYGALLNDVDGLTTPSVPEGNTSVWAQYSVLATDSDHREELMGKLKENNIPCVIYYPKALHLQKAFANLGHVMGDFPVCENISSRIFSLPMYPYLKAEDQETIASVLKG; this is encoded by the coding sequence CCGTTTATCGATTTGAAAGCACAGTACAAGCTCGTCGATGAAGCCGTCAAAAAAGGAATCGACGGCGTGCTTGAGCATGGTGCCTATGTCATGGGACCGGAGATAGGTGCCCTGGAAAGTCATCTTGCATCGTTTTCCGATGTCAAACATGGCGTTGGCTGCGGCTCTGGTACAGATGCCTTGATTATGGCTCTGATGGCCTTGGGAATTGGACCTGGGGATGCTGTTTTCACCACTCCTTTCACTTTCATGGCGACTGCCGAGGCAATCGCTCTTCTGGGAGCAACACCTGTTTTTGTCGATATTGATCCCATTACTTTCAATATCGATCCCGATGATCTGAGAAAAAAAATTGGTGAGATCAAGGACAAACGCAAGGATCTCAAGCCCAAAGGAGTTATCTCCGTAGACCTTTTCGGTCAGCCTGCTGATTATGATCGAATCGAGCCTCTGGCCCATAATAACGGACTTTTTCTCATTGTTGATGCGGCCCAGTCCTTTGGAGCAACGTATCAGGGCAAACCCGTGTGCTCCTTTGGTGATGTCGCATGCACTTCCTTCTTCCCGGCCAAGCCCCTCGGTTGTTATGGCGATGGAGGGATGGTCTTTGCCCAGAATGACGAATTGCATAAGCTGCTCGTTTCTGTTCGTGTCCATGGCATGGGTGAGGATAAGTACGAGAACGTCAGGCTTGGTATCAACGGCCGTCTTGACTCCATGCAGGCTGCAGTGCTTCTTGCCAAGTTCGAGATATTCCCGGATGAGGTCATCAAACGGCAGCAGGTTGCAGCGCGTTACGGGGCATTGTTGAACGATGTGGACGGCCTGACAACACCCAGCGTTCCAGAAGGGAATACCTCTGTCTGGGCGCAGTATTCCGTGCTGGCGACTGACAGCGACCACCGAGAAGAGCTCATGGGAAAACTCAAGGAAAACAATATCCCGTGCGTTATTTATTATCCCAAGGCATTGCACCTTCAGAAGGCATTTGCCAATCTTGGACATGTCATGGGAGATTTCCCGGTATGCGAGAATATATCCTCGCGCATCTTCAGTTTGCCGATGTATCCTTACCTCAAAGCCGAGGATCAGGAGACCATTGCTTCGGTTCTCAAAGGATAA
- a CDS encoding ABC transporter ATP-binding protein yields MSTPLIEIKDLYVKYGNIEALHGINFTVGEGEIVTLIGANGAGKSTTLMSIAQLPPPEAPKVIKGDILFKGQSILGMAPDKIVANLHMALVPEGRHIFGNLTVEENLKIATYARKEGMDEINRDYKRVYTLFPRLDERKKQRAESLSGGEQQMLALGRALMSGCKIIMLDEPSMGLAPLLMYDMFRALKELNEEGMTILLIEQNANLALKFAHRGYVIDTGEIVAEGPSDKLMEDPEVKKAYLGG; encoded by the coding sequence ATGAGTACTCCACTTATTGAAATCAAGGATTTGTACGTCAAGTACGGCAATATCGAAGCCCTGCACGGGATCAACTTCACAGTGGGCGAAGGTGAAATCGTCACGCTCATAGGAGCCAATGGAGCAGGCAAATCCACAACCCTGATGTCCATTGCCCAACTTCCTCCGCCCGAAGCTCCCAAGGTCATCAAGGGTGACATTCTCTTCAAGGGACAATCTATTCTTGGCATGGCTCCGGATAAAATCGTGGCCAATCTGCATATGGCGCTGGTCCCGGAAGGGCGCCATATTTTCGGCAACCTGACCGTTGAGGAGAACCTCAAAATCGCGACCTATGCCCGAAAAGAGGGTATGGATGAGATTAATCGGGATTACAAACGAGTCTACACGCTCTTTCCCCGGTTGGATGAACGGAAAAAACAGCGCGCCGAGTCCTTGTCCGGTGGCGAACAACAGATGCTCGCTCTTGGGCGCGCACTGATGTCCGGCTGCAAGATCATCATGCTCGATGAGCCTTCCATGGGACTTGCTCCCCTGCTCATGTACGATATGTTTCGCGCCCTCAAAGAACTGAATGAGGAAGGCATGACAATTCTGCTCATTGAGCAGAACGCCAACCTTGCTCTGAAGTTTGCCCACCGTGGCTACGTCATAGATACTGGAGAAATCGTGGCAGAAGGACCCTCTGACAAACTCATGGAAGATCCGGAAGTCAAGAAAGCCTATCTGGGCGGCTAG
- a CDS encoding long-chain-fatty-acid--CoA ligase: protein MEPIARPWLKSYDPVVPPNIDYERIPLFRFLDRAAHKWPNRTAIVFKNWSISYAKLKAQSEIFAAGLKAAGLRKGDRVAMMLPNLPQTIIAFWGVTRCGGIGVMTNPLYMETEIVHQFNDAGVRFCITLDLLWPKLEKLRDSINVEKFFVTTIGEGLKFPLNWLYKFQAMKKGTAPKIPYDDKSVIPFKTLTKGRDKFTEDRLSPEDTALLQYTGGTTGVAKGCVLTHFNLGANLQQCQSMMHTLGQQKETFLGILPYFHIYGLTTCLTWPTSMGATLAPFPRYVPMDVLKGIQKLKPTVFPGAPSLYISLLQQRDVEKYDLSSINCCVSGSAPMPVEYMEQFAKVTGTALSEGYGLTEASPVTHFNPIEGVRKNGSIGLPFPDTDAKVVDMDVGGDPLEPGKRGELVIRGPQVMKGYYNRPDATADVLRNGWLYTGDIAYMDEEGYFFIVDRKKDLIISGGYNIYPREIDEVLHSHPKIEEAVSVGIPHEARGEIVKVFVVLAKGENLSRSDVIAYCREKLANYKVPRRVEFRTDLPKTMVGKVLRRALREEEIAKIDTQKSKRSRRRK from the coding sequence ATGGAGCCCATAGCCCGTCCCTGGTTGAAATCATACGATCCGGTTGTTCCGCCAAACATTGATTACGAACGGATTCCGCTTTTCCGTTTTCTTGATCGCGCCGCACACAAATGGCCCAACAGAACGGCCATCGTATTCAAGAATTGGTCAATATCCTATGCCAAACTCAAGGCCCAAAGCGAAATATTTGCAGCAGGGCTCAAGGCTGCCGGGCTACGCAAAGGGGATCGGGTTGCAATGATGCTTCCCAACCTCCCCCAGACCATTATCGCTTTCTGGGGAGTGACCCGGTGCGGCGGTATCGGCGTCATGACAAACCCGCTCTATATGGAAACGGAAATAGTCCATCAATTCAATGACGCCGGAGTCCGTTTCTGTATAACTCTGGATTTGCTTTGGCCCAAACTTGAAAAGCTTCGCGACTCAATCAATGTCGAAAAATTCTTTGTCACCACGATCGGTGAGGGGCTGAAATTCCCACTCAATTGGCTCTACAAGTTCCAGGCAATGAAAAAGGGAACAGCCCCGAAAATCCCCTATGACGACAAATCAGTCATCCCTTTCAAAACACTGACCAAAGGCCGTGACAAGTTCACGGAGGATCGACTTTCGCCAGAGGACACAGCCCTCCTGCAGTATACGGGAGGAACGACAGGAGTTGCCAAGGGCTGCGTTTTGACCCACTTCAATCTGGGGGCGAACCTGCAACAATGTCAATCCATGATGCATACCCTCGGGCAGCAGAAGGAAACATTTCTCGGCATTCTGCCCTATTTCCATATATATGGTTTGACCACGTGCCTGACATGGCCCACCAGTATGGGAGCGACCCTGGCTCCGTTTCCTCGATATGTTCCCATGGATGTCCTCAAGGGCATTCAGAAGTTAAAACCCACTGTCTTTCCTGGTGCCCCCTCCCTGTATATTTCACTCCTTCAACAACGCGATGTCGAAAAATACGACCTCTCCTCCATCAATTGTTGTGTCTCCGGCTCGGCTCCCATGCCCGTAGAATACATGGAACAGTTTGCCAAAGTTACCGGGACGGCACTTTCAGAAGGCTATGGATTGACCGAAGCGTCACCCGTAACACACTTCAACCCCATTGAAGGGGTTCGCAAGAACGGCTCCATAGGACTTCCCTTTCCCGACACAGACGCCAAAGTCGTGGATATGGACGTGGGAGGTGATCCCCTTGAACCCGGCAAACGGGGAGAGCTCGTCATTCGCGGCCCTCAGGTCATGAAGGGGTATTACAATCGTCCTGACGCCACAGCTGACGTCCTCAGAAATGGCTGGCTTTACACTGGTGACATTGCCTATATGGATGAAGAAGGATACTTTTTTATCGTCGATCGCAAAAAAGACCTCATTATATCAGGAGGGTACAATATATACCCCCGTGAAATAGATGAAGTCCTGCATTCGCACCCCAAAATCGAAGAGGCGGTCAGTGTCGGCATCCCCCATGAGGCGCGCGGCGAGATAGTCAAAGTTTTCGTTGTCCTCGCAAAGGGCGAAAACCTCTCCCGAAGTGACGTCATAGCCTATTGTCGGGAAAAACTTGCCAATTATAAAGTCCCGAGGCGCGTTGAGTTCCGAACAGATCTCCCCAAAACCATGGTCGGTAAAGTCCTTCGTCGCGCACTTCGTGAAGAAGAAATTGCCAAGATCGATACGCAGAAAAGCAAGCGGTCCAGGAGACGGAAGTAA
- a CDS encoding branched-chain amino acid ABC transporter permease, protein MQKYSLNVLILACAVVLLTLAQFGIIGNYIQAVIMFVGINIMMSTSLNLVNGNMGEFTCGHAAFMCVGAYVSSVLSVAFFGDKLGDPMLPASLAFLVFPLIILIGGVMAALCSILVAIPSFKTRDDYLAIITIAVNYMVISGIENIDWIGGSRGFQGMKSTVWAMKDTLNGPWMLFWVITFTIFTIWVIRRFITSTYGKGVNAICQDEVAAEIMSVNTNKIKTINFMISAGLAGCAGGLFAHIVGYVNPQSFNILKSTEAMVMVYLGGMGSLSGAVISAVVFTALMELLRSQALMDFLLAPATWVFPDWEPSAGVIKWVMIPLLLVLVMQFRPEGIMGNKELSDVFPKLKKYYTFK, encoded by the coding sequence ATGCAGAAATACTCTCTCAATGTTCTGATCCTGGCCTGTGCCGTCGTCTTACTGACCCTGGCACAGTTCGGCATTATCGGAAACTACATTCAGGCAGTCATCATGTTCGTTGGTATCAACATCATGATGTCCACAAGTCTGAATCTAGTCAACGGCAACATGGGTGAATTCACCTGTGGTCACGCCGCTTTCATGTGTGTGGGGGCCTATGTGTCTTCAGTCCTCTCCGTAGCCTTCTTCGGTGACAAGCTGGGTGACCCCATGCTTCCGGCTTCACTGGCGTTTCTGGTCTTTCCTCTCATAATCCTCATCGGTGGTGTCATGGCGGCCTTGTGCAGCATCCTTGTTGCCATCCCATCCTTCAAAACCCGTGATGACTATCTGGCAATCATCACCATTGCGGTGAATTACATGGTTATCTCAGGCATCGAAAACATTGACTGGATTGGCGGTTCCCGAGGTTTTCAGGGAATGAAAAGCACAGTCTGGGCGATGAAAGACACGCTGAACGGCCCATGGATGCTCTTCTGGGTCATCACATTCACCATCTTCACCATCTGGGTGATACGCCGATTCATCACATCCACTTACGGAAAAGGCGTGAACGCAATCTGTCAGGATGAAGTGGCGGCTGAAATCATGTCCGTGAACACCAACAAGATCAAAACAATCAACTTCATGATCTCAGCAGGTCTCGCCGGATGCGCGGGAGGCCTCTTTGCCCATATCGTCGGCTACGTTAATCCACAATCCTTCAATATCCTCAAGTCCACCGAAGCCATGGTCATGGTTTATCTCGGCGGCATGGGGTCCTTGTCCGGAGCAGTTATTTCGGCAGTGGTTTTCACAGCCCTCATGGAGCTGCTCAGATCTCAGGCTCTCATGGACTTTCTGCTGGCACCGGCAACCTGGGTCTTCCCGGATTGGGAACCTTCCGCAGGAGTCATCAAATGGGTGATGATCCCCCTGCTCCTGGTCCTTGTCATGCAGTTCAGGCCAGAAGGCATCATGGGCAACAAAGAATTGTCCGATGTCTTCCCGAAACTCAAAAAATACTACACGTTCAAATAG
- a CDS encoding peptidylprolyl isomerase, translating to MIKMETSMGEFVIELDFEKAPKSAANFQQYVEEGFYDGLIFHRVINGFMVQGGGMDENMNEKQSREPIENEANNGLKNECYTLAMARTMDPHSASSQFFINVKDNGFLNFSSETSQGWGYAVFGKVVKGTEVVDEIKGVPTGRNGFHDDVPVEPVFITKATVVEE from the coding sequence ATGATTAAAATGGAAACCAGCATGGGAGAGTTCGTCATTGAACTCGATTTCGAGAAAGCACCCAAGAGTGCCGCAAACTTTCAACAGTACGTTGAAGAAGGCTTTTACGATGGGTTGATCTTTCACCGCGTCATCAATGGCTTTATGGTCCAGGGCGGTGGAATGGATGAGAACATGAATGAAAAGCAGAGCCGTGAACCCATTGAGAACGAAGCCAACAATGGATTGAAGAATGAATGCTACACCTTGGCCATGGCTCGGACCATGGACCCGCATTCCGCTTCCTCCCAGTTCTTTATTAACGTCAAGGATAATGGATTCCTGAATTTTTCCAGTGAAACTTCACAGGGATGGGGCTATGCCGTTTTCGGCAAGGTCGTCAAGGGCACGGAGGTTGTTGATGAGATCAAGGGTGTGCCCACTGGTCGGAACGGCTTTCATGATGATGTTCCGGTCGAGCCTGTTTTTATTACCAAAGCGACAGTGGTCGAAGAATAG